Proteins encoded by one window of Lathyrus oleraceus cultivar Zhongwan6 chromosome 1, CAAS_Psat_ZW6_1.0, whole genome shotgun sequence:
- the LOC127086729 gene encoding uncharacterized protein LOC127086729 produces MAKMQEEMNQRASTTNPPTHPAVETPNPVPQVNPLINISAPGGVPNGNPRPHVFEIDDRYYAFFSPRAASQYDAFGSATNEVERKVKAIEEKLKTMGNTDVLGLDAVEMCLVPGVIISAKLKVPDFEKYKGNSDPRTHIRAYCRNMVAYSSDDQLLMHFFQDSLSGASLDWYMQLEGLHIHTWREMAKAFLKHYRYNTDMAPNCTQLQNLTQRSEESFKEYAQRWRELATRVQPTLLERQLVYIFMGNLQCPYLDRMVGSTSLGFSDLVLAGERIENMINMGKIQNSDSTSSASKKPFVPYGKKQEGETNATSIIQTRNPTYPQVAAVAPVQPSQQQPFIIPVQTQQQQQELGPPPAVLPPDYDANVHCEIHSGAPGQSIENYKALKYKVQDLIDSKAITFTPNGPNSVIQRLMNQGILVVDCPSIKEDVSTLEIPYDKISPLQIPYNFSQLTLSTNHVTPIIITVPTPFMYVNTKAVPWVYDTSVYIHGQKIQEEPLKSNDPMINITGTGGITRSGRIFTPAPTPIGTINPSASDKGKQIDGAK; encoded by the exons atggcaaaaatgcaagaagaaatGAACCAACGTGCCAGTACTACCAATCCTCCTACCCATCCAGCGGTCGAGACTCCGAATCCAGTTCCTCAAGTTAATCCTCTAATTAACATTAGTGCACCCGGTGGTGTTCCAAACGGCAATCCTCGTCCTCATGTTTTTGAAATAGACGACCGATATTATGCATTCTTCAGCCCAAGGGCTGCTTCTCAGTATGACGCTTTCGGTTCAGCAACCAACGAGGTGGAGAGGAAGGTAAAGGCTATCGAGGAGAAGCTCAAGACAATGGGGAACACCGATGTTTTGGGTCTTGACGCGGTAGAAATGTGCCTAGTGCCCGGGGTCATCATTTCGGCCAAGTTAAAAGTtccagactttgaaaaatataagggaaatagcGACCCGAGGACTCACATTAGGGCATACTGTCGAAATATGGTCGCTTATTCCAGTGATGATCAACTATTAATGCATTTTTTCCAAGATTCCCTTagtggggcatctttggattggtatatgcAACTCGAGGGCCTCCATATTCACACATGGAGGGAAATGGCCAAAGCATTCCTCAAGCACTATCGGTACAACACTGATATGGCACCTAATTGCACGCAGTTGCAAAATCTGACTCAAAGGTCTGAGGAgtccttcaaagagtatgctcaacggTGGAGGGAATTAGCTACTAGGGTACAACCCACATTGCTAGAAAGGCAACTGGTATACATCTTTATGGGTAACTTGCAATGCCCATACCTTGACAGAATGGTAGGGAGCACCTCTTTGGGCTTTTCCGACCTGGTCTTAGCCGGTGAAAGGATAGAAAATATGATTAACATGGGCAAGATCCAGAACTCTGACAGTACTTCTAGTGCATCGAAGAAACCTTTTGTTCCCTACGGTAAAAAACAAGAAGGCGAGACCAATGCCACATCCATCATTCAAACAAGAAATCCCACTTATCCGCAAGTAGCCGCCGTAGCTCCCGTCCAACCTAGTCAACAACAACCATTTATAATTCCTgttcaaactcaacaacaacaaca GGAGTTGGGACCCCCACCAGCGGTTCTTCCTCCCGATTATGATGCAAATGTCCACTGTGAAATTCATTCTGGTGCTCCTGGGCAATCCATCGAGAATTATAAAGCATTAAAGTACAAGGTTCAAGATCTTATTGATTCTAAGGCAATCACATTCACCCCCAATGGGCCGAAT TCTGTCATACAACGATTAATGAACCAAGGTATCTTGGTGGTAGACTGCCCGTCCATAAAAGAAGACGTGTCTACCCTCGAGATACCATATGACAAAATCTCTCCTCTGCAAATTCCATATAACTTTTCTCAGTTAACTCTGTCAACAAATCATGTTACTCCGATCATAATAACAGTTCCCACGCCATTCATGTATGTTAACACTAAGGCAGTCCCATGGGTGTATGACACCTCAGTCTACATCCATGGTCAGAAGATTCAAGAAGAACCATTGAAGTCTAATGATCCAATGATCAATATCACCGGCACTGGTGGAATCACGAGAAGTGGAAGGATATTTACGCCAGCACCCACTCCAATTGGAACTATCAATCCTTCAGCTTCAGACAAAGGCAAACAAATTGATGGCGCTAAGTAA